In a single window of the Raphanus sativus cultivar WK10039 chromosome 9, ASM80110v3, whole genome shotgun sequence genome:
- the LOC108827052 gene encoding hydroxyproline O-galactosyltransferase GALT3-like: MRYTPRSQGKKLLVPSFFFILAICVLAFINEIRFDSLLSFGRCALSNVPMNNGEPPLLSSSSSSSDDEIRILIGILTLPDQYPRRHFLRMIYGTQAVPEGVKIDVKFVFCNLTKEDQKVLVALEIMRYDDIIILNCNENMNKGKTYTYFSSLPDLFNETNSPNPPYQYIMKADDDTYIRLESLVASLRPLPREDLYYGYVIPCQSMDPFVHYMSGMGYLVSWDIAVWLKDSDIPKKHLEGPEDKVFGDWMKEGRRGKNRFNAKWSIYNFPEPPTKCTHELWPDTIAVHLLKNQEKWIRTLNYFNVTSNLKPSKLYHIP; encoded by the exons ATGAGATATACTCCAAGATCACAAGGAAAAAAACTCCTCGtcccttctttcttcttcatattaGCTATCTGTGTACTAGCTTTCATCAACGAAATCAGATTCGACAGTTTACTGAGTTTCGGACGATGTGCTTTGTCTAATGTTCCGATGAATAACGGTGAGCCTCCATTgttgtcttcctcttcttcttcaagtgaTGATGAGATTAGGATTCTTATTGGCATTCTAACACTTCCCGATCAGTACCCACGTCGACATTTTCTCCGGATGATCTACGGCACACAAGCTGTTCCTGAAGGCGTTAAGATCGACGTGAAGTTCGTGTTCTGTAATTTGACTAAAGAAGACCAGAAAGTGCTTGTCGCTTTGGAGATCATGCGTTATGATGACATCATCATATTAAATTGCAACGAGAATATGAACAAAG GCAAGACCTACACATACTTCTCAAGCTTACCAGACCTATTCAACGAAACCAATTCACCAAACCCACCATATCAGTACATAATGAAAGCCGACGACGACACTTACATAAGACTAGAAAGCCTCGTAGCATCTTTAAGACCATTACCCCGAGAAGATCTCTACTACGGCTACGTCATTCCATGTCAAAGCATGGACCCGTTCGTGCATTATATGTCAGGAATGGGTTACTTAGTCTCGTGGGATATCGCAGTCTGGCTCAAAGACTCGGATATTCCCAAGAAACATCTTGAAGGTCCTGAAGACAAAGTGTTTGGCGATTGGATGAAAGAAGGAAGACGAGGAAAGAACCGGTTCAATGCTAAATGGTCGATATATAATTTCCCCGAGCCACCGACTAAATGCACACATGAGCTTTGGCCTGATACTATTGCGGTTCATTTGTTGAAGAACCAAGAAAAGTGGATACGGACATTGAACTACTTCAATGTTACTAGCAACCTTAAGCCTTCTAAATTATACCACATACCGTAG